A genomic segment from Leopardus geoffroyi isolate Oge1 chromosome A2, O.geoffroyi_Oge1_pat1.0, whole genome shotgun sequence encodes:
- the PLIN4 gene encoding perilipin-4 isoform X4, whose product MSAQDEGGRDPPKPKGKTLGSFLGSLPGFSSARNLVASAHSSAREVRPVADPAGASAQPQAQAAANLEQTAGGEKQRPPSDKMTSGAKDLVSSKMSKTKDTISSGMANVVDTAQGVVHGGLGMTQSALSGAKETVASGVTGAVGVAKGTVQTGLDTSKTVLTGTKDTVCSGVTAAMNVAKGAVQTGLDTSKTVLTGTKDTLSTGLTGALGMAKGTVQTGLDTTKNIVTGTKDTVSAGVTGAVTMAKGTVQTGLDTSKTVLTGTKDTLSTGLTGALGMAKGTVQTGLDTTKNIVTGTKDTVSAGVTGAVNMAKGTVQTGLDTSKTILTGTKDTVSTGLSGAMNMAKGTVQTGLDTTKAVLTGTKDTVCSGVTGAMNVAKGAVQTGLDTSKTVLTGTKDTLSTGLTGALGMAKGTVQTGLDTTKNIVTGTKDTVSAGVTGAVTMAKGTVQTGLDTTKNIVTGTKDTVSAGVTGAVNMAKGTVQTGLDTSKTVLTGTKDTLSTGLTGALGMAKGTVQTGLDTTKNIVTGTKDTVSAGVTGAVTMAKGTVQTGLDTSKTILTGTKDTLSTGLTGALGMAKGTVQTGLDTTKNIVTGTKDTVSAGVTGAVNMAKGTVQTGLDTSKTILTGTKDTVSAGLSGAMNMAKGTVQTGLDTSKTILTGTKDTVSTGLSGAMNMAKGTVQTGLDTTKNIVTGTKDTVCSGVTGAMNVAKGAVQTGLDTSKTVLTGTKDTLSTGLTGALGMAKGTVQTGLDTSKTVLTGTKDTLSTGLTGALVMAKGTVQTGLDTTKNIVTGTKDTVSAGVTGAVNMAKGTVQTGLDTSKTILTGTKDTLSTGLTGALGMTKGTVQTGLDITKNIVTGTKDTMAAGVTGAGNVAKGAVQTGLGTIQNWLPGTRDPVWGGLTSSSAPRKGGEALSPGVSSAPATLGAGLDLVREATAEATRPQGATLGREDAGHVATAHGHEGPTSFATLRDELKELGDVFRPLDAEEQAQLAASEPEPRVLTADQRSYFVRLSDLAPGFRQRAFEHALSHLQHGQFQARAALAQLEDVFKLIQKAERAPEGQSPPDQGPSSRAEEGATQEVPDAGALSKACSLIQQLHVAYSSLASGLQGLPEELQQRVGRARHSLCELYGLVSSASSVQQLPAERLARSHEGVGRAWQELEQMLDSVQHGPPLCWLVGPFALPPGGQRL is encoded by the exons ATGTCTGCCCAAGATGAAGGAGGCCGGGATCCTCCCAAACCCAAGGGCAAG ACCCTGGGAAGTTTCTTGGGGTCCCTGCCTGGCTTCAGTTCTGCCCGGAACCTCGTGGCCAGCGCCCACAGTTCTGCGAGAGAGGTCCGGCCGGTCGCCGACCCTGCGGGTGCGTCCGCGCAGCCCCAGGCTCAGG CAGCCGCCAACCTGGAGCAGACGGCCGGCGGGGAGAAGCAGCGGCCGCCTTCAGATAAG ATGACCTCTGGGGCAAAGGACCTGGTGAGCTCCAAGATGAGTAAGACCAAGGACACCATCTCCTCTGGGATGGCCAACGTGGTGGACACAGCTCAAGGTGTGGTGCACGGAGGCCTGGGCATGACCCAGTCTGCCCTCTCAGGTGCCAAGGAGACTGTGGCCAGTGGCGTCACAGGGGCAGTGGGTGTGGCTAAGGGCACGGTCCAGACCGGCCTGGACACTTCAAAGACCGTCCTGACAGGCACCAAGGACACCGTGTGCAGTGGGGTGACTGCAGCCATGAATGTGGCCAAAGGGGCTGTCCAGACCGGCCTGGACACTTCAAAGACCGTCCTGACGGGCACCAAGGACACCCTATCTACTGGGCTCACAGGCGCACTGGGCATGGCCAAGGGCACCGTCCAGACCGGCCTGGACACCACCAAGAATATTGTCACAGGCACCAAAGACACCGTGTCCGCTGGGGTGACAGGGGCAGTGACCATGGCCAAGGGCACCGTCCAGACCGGCCTGGACACTTCAAAGACCGTCCTGACGGGCACCAAGGACACCCTGTCTACTGGGCTCACAGGCGCACTGGGCATGGCCAAGGGCACCGTCCAGACCGGCCTGGACACCACCAAGAATATTGTCACAGGCACTAAAGACACAGTGTCCGCTGGGGTGACAGGGGCAGTGAAC ATGGCCAAGGGCACCGTCCAGACCGGCCTGGACACTTCAAAGACCATCCTGACGGGTACCAAGGACACTGTGTCCACGGGGCTCTCGGGGGCAATGAACATGGCCAAGGGCACCGTCCAGACTGGCCTGGACACCACCAAGGCTGTCCTGACAGGCACCAAGGACACCGTGTGCAGTGGGGTGACTGGAGCCATGAATGTGGCCAAAGGGGCTGTCCAGACCGGCCTGGACACTTCAAAGACCGTCCTGACGGGCACCAAGGACACCCTATCTACTGGGCTCACAGGTGCACTGGGCATGGCCAAGGGCACGGTCCAGACCGGCCTGGACACCACCAAGAATATTGTCACAGGCACCAAAGACACCGTGTCCGCTGGGGTGACAGGGGCAGTGACCATGGCCAAGGGCACGGTCCAGACCGGCCTGGACACCACCAAGAATATTGTCACAGGCACCAAAGACACCGTGTCCGCTGGGGTGACAGGGGCAGTGAACATGGCCAAGGGCACGGTCCAGACCGGCCTGGACACTTCAAAGACCGTCCTGACGGGCACCAAGGACACCCTGTCTACTGGGCTCACAGGTGCACTGGGCATGGCCAAGGGCACCGTCCAGACCGGCCTGGACACCACCAAGAATATTGTCACAG GCACCAAAGACACCGTGTCCGCTGGGGTGACAGGGGCAGTGACCATGGCCAAGGGCACGGTCCAGACCGGCCTGGACACTTCAAAGACCATCCTGACGGGCACCAAG GACACCCTATCTACTGGGCTCACAGGCGCACTGGGCATGGCCAAGGGCACCGTCCAGACCGGCCTGGACACCACCAAGAATATTGTCACAGGCACCAAAGACACCGTGTCCGCTGGGGTGACAGGGGCAGTGAACATGGCCAAGGGCACCGTCCAGACCGGCCTGGACACTTCAAAGACCATCCTGACGGGTACCAAGGACACTGTGTCCGCGGGGCTCTCTGGGGCAATGAACATGGCCAAGGGCACCGTCCAGACCGGCCTGGACACTTCAAAGACCATCCTGACGGGTACCAAGGACACTGTGTCCACGGGGCTCTCGGGGGCAATGAACATGGCCAAGGGCACCGTCCAGACTGGCCTGGACACCACCAAGAATATTGTCACAGGCACCAAAGACACCGTGTGCAGTGGGGTGACTGGAGCCATGAATGTGGCCAAAGGGGCTGTCCAGACCGGCCTGGACACTTCAAAGACCGTCCTGACGGGCACCAAGGACACCCTGTCTACTGGGCTCACAGGTGCACTGGGC ATGGCCAAGGGCACCGTCCAGACCGGCCTGGACACTTCAAAGACCGTCCTGACGGGCACCAAGGACACCCTATCTACTGGGCTCACAGGCGCACTGGTCATGGCCAAGGGCACGGTCCAGACCGGCCTGGACACCACCAAGAATATTGTCACAGGCACCAAAGACACCGTGTCCGCTGGGGTGACAGGGGCAGTGAACATGGCCAAGGGCACCGTCCAGACCGGCCTGGACACTTCAAAGACCATCCTGACGG GCACCAAGGACACCCTATCTACTGGGCTCACAGGCGCACTGGGCATGACCAAGGGCACCGTCCAGACCGGCCTGGACATCACCAAGAATATTGTCACAGGCACCAAAGACACAATGGCCGCTGGGGTGACAGGGGCAGGGAACGTGGCCAAGGGGGCAGTGCAGACTGGTCTCGGCACCATCCAGAACTGGTTACCTGGCACCCGGGACCCTGTGTGGGGTGGACTCACCAGTTCCAGTGCCCCCCGCAAAGGAGGGGAAGCTCTGTCCCCCGGAGTATCTAGCGCCCCGGCCACACTTGGTGCAGGCCTGGACCTTGTCCGGGAAGCCACCGCTGAAGCAACACGTCCCCAGGGGGCCACCCTGGGCAGGGAGGATGCGGGGCACGTGGCCACCGCGCACGGCCACGAAGGACCCACGAGCTTCGCGACACTCCGGGACGAGCTGAAGGAGCTGGGGGATGTCTTCCGGCCCCTGGATGCCGAGGAGCAAG CCCAGCTTGCCGCCTCCGAGCCTGAGCCAAGGGTGCTCACGGCCGACCAGCGCAGCTACTTTGTGCGTCTGAGCGACCTGGCCCCCGGCTTCCGCCAGCGGGCTTTTGAGCACGCCCTGAGCCACCTGCAACACGGCCAGTTCCAGGCCAGGGCCGCGCTGGCCCAGCTGGAGGACGTCTTCAAGCTG ATTCAGAAGGCCGAGCGGGCTCCAGAGGGCCAGTCACCTCCAGACCAGGGTCCGAGCAGCAGAGCGGAGGAAGGCGCGACGCAAGAG GTGCCGGACGCCGGGGCCCTGTCCAAGGCCTGCAGCCTCATCCAGCAGCTCCACGTGGCCTACAGCTCCCTGGCCTCCGGCCTCCAGGGCCTCCCCGAGGAGCTCCAGCAGCGTGTCGGGCGGGCGCGGCACAGCCTGTGTGAGCTCTACGGCCTGGTCTCCTCGGCCAGCTCGGTCCAGCAGCTGCCGGCAGAGCGCCTGGCCCGGAGCCACGAGGGCGTGGGCCGGGCCTGGCAAGAGCTGGAGCAGATGCTGGACAGCGTGCAGCACGGCCCGCCGCTCTGCTGGCTGGTGGGGCCCTTCGCCCTGCCGCCCGGCGGGCAGCGGCTGTAG
- the PLIN4 gene encoding perilipin-4 isoform X3: protein MSAQDEGGRDPPKPKGKTLGSFLGSLPGFSSARNLVASAHSSAREVRPVADPAGASAQPQAQAAANLEQTAGGEKQRPPSDKMTSGAKDLVSSKMSKTKDTISSGMANVVDTAQGVVHGGLGMTQSALSGAKETVASGVTGAVGVAKGTVQTGLDTSKTVLTGTKDTVCSGVTAAMNVAKGAVQTGLDTSKTVLTGTKDTLSTGLTGALGMAKGTVQTGLDTTKNIVTGTKDTVSAGVTGAVTMAKGTVQTGLDTSKTVLTGTKDTLSTGLTGALGMAKGTVQTGLDTTKNIVTGTKDTVSAGVTGAVNMAKGTVQTGLDTSKTILTGTKDTVSTGLSGAMNMAKGTVQTGLDTTKAVLTGTKDTVCSGVTGAMNVAKGAVQTGLDTSKTVLTGTKDTLSTGLTGALGMAKGTVQTGLDTTKNIVTGTKDTVSAGVTGAVTMAKGTVQTGLDTTKNIVTGTKDTVSAGVTGAVNMAKGTVQTGLDTSKTVLTGTKDTLSTGLTGALGMAKGTVQTGLDTTKNIVTGTKDTVCSGVTGAMNVAKGAVQTGLDTSKTVLTGTKDTLSTGLTGALGMAKGTVQTGLDTSKTVLTGTKDTLSTGLTGALGMAKGTVQTGLDTTKNIVTGTKDTVSAGVTGAVNMAKGTVQTGLDTSKTILTGTKDTVSAGLSGAMNMAKGTVQTGLDTSKTILTGTKDTVSTGLSGAMNMAKGTVQTGLDTTKNIVTGTKDTVCSGVTGAMNVAKGAVQTGLDTSKTVLTGTKDTLSTGLTGALGMAKGTVQTGLDTSKTVLTGTKDTLSTGLTGALVMAKGTVQTGLDTTKNIVTGTKDTVSAGVTGAVNMAKGTVQTGLDTSKTILTGTKDTLSTGLTGALGMTKGTVQTGLDITKNIVTGTKDTMAAGVTGAGNVAKGAVQTGLGTIQNWLPGTRDPVWGGLTSSSAPRKGGEALSPGVSSAPATLGAGLDLVREATAEATRPQGATLGREDAGHVATAHGHEGPTSFATLRDELKELGDVFRPLDAEEQAQLAASEPEPRVLTADQRSYFVRLSDLAPGFRQRAFEHALSHLQHGQFQARAALAQLEDVFKLIQKAERAPEGQSPPDQGPSSRAEEGATQEVPDAGALSKACSLIQQLHVAYSSLASGLQGLPEELQQRVGRARHSLCELYGLVSSASSVQQLPAERLARSHEGVGRAWQELEQMLDSVQHGPPLCWLVGPFALPPGGQRL from the exons ATGTCTGCCCAAGATGAAGGAGGCCGGGATCCTCCCAAACCCAAGGGCAAG ACCCTGGGAAGTTTCTTGGGGTCCCTGCCTGGCTTCAGTTCTGCCCGGAACCTCGTGGCCAGCGCCCACAGTTCTGCGAGAGAGGTCCGGCCGGTCGCCGACCCTGCGGGTGCGTCCGCGCAGCCCCAGGCTCAGG CAGCCGCCAACCTGGAGCAGACGGCCGGCGGGGAGAAGCAGCGGCCGCCTTCAGATAAG ATGACCTCTGGGGCAAAGGACCTGGTGAGCTCCAAGATGAGTAAGACCAAGGACACCATCTCCTCTGGGATGGCCAACGTGGTGGACACAGCTCAAGGTGTGGTGCACGGAGGCCTGGGCATGACCCAGTCTGCCCTCTCAGGTGCCAAGGAGACTGTGGCCAGTGGCGTCACAGGGGCAGTGGGTGTGGCTAAGGGCACGGTCCAGACCGGCCTGGACACTTCAAAGACCGTCCTGACAGGCACCAAGGACACCGTGTGCAGTGGGGTGACTGCAGCCATGAATGTGGCCAAAGGGGCTGTCCAGACCGGCCTGGACACTTCAAAGACCGTCCTGACGGGCACCAAGGACACCCTATCTACTGGGCTCACAGGCGCACTGGGCATGGCCAAGGGCACCGTCCAGACCGGCCTGGACACCACCAAGAATATTGTCACAGGCACCAAAGACACCGTGTCCGCTGGGGTGACAGGGGCAGTGACCATGGCCAAGGGCACCGTCCAGACCGGCCTGGACACTTCAAAGACCGTCCTGACGGGCACCAAGGACACCCTGTCTACTGGGCTCACAGGCGCACTGGGCATGGCCAAGGGCACCGTCCAGACCGGCCTGGACACCACCAAGAATATTGTCACAGGCACTAAAGACACAGTGTCCGCTGGGGTGACAGGGGCAGTGAAC ATGGCCAAGGGCACCGTCCAGACCGGCCTGGACACTTCAAAGACCATCCTGACGGGTACCAAGGACACTGTGTCCACGGGGCTCTCGGGGGCAATGAACATGGCCAAGGGCACCGTCCAGACTGGCCTGGACACCACCAAGGCTGTCCTGACAGGCACCAAGGACACCGTGTGCAGTGGGGTGACTGGAGCCATGAATGTGGCCAAAGGGGCTGTCCAGACCGGCCTGGACACTTCAAAGACCGTCCTGACGGGCACCAAGGACACCCTATCTACTGGGCTCACAGGTGCACTGGGCATGGCCAAGGGCACGGTCCAGACCGGCCTGGACACCACCAAGAATATTGTCACAGGCACCAAAGACACCGTGTCCGCTGGGGTGACAGGGGCAGTGACCATGGCCAAGGGCACGGTCCAGACCGGCCTGGACACCACCAAGAATATTGTCACAGGCACCAAAGACACCGTGTCCGCTGGGGTGACAGGGGCAGTGAACATGGCCAAGGGCACGGTCCAGACCGGCCTGGACACTTCAAAGACCGTCCTGACGGGCACCAAGGACACCCTGTCTACTGGGCTCACAGGTGCACTGGGCATGGCCAAGGGCACCGTCCAGACCGGCCTGGACACCACCAAGAATATTGTCACAGGCACCAAAGACACCGTGTGCAGTGGGGTGACTGGAGCCATGAATGTGGCCAAAGGGGCTGTCCAGACCGGCCTGGACACTTCAAAGACCGTCCTGACGGGCACCAAGGACACCCTATCTACTGGGCTCACAGGCGCACTGGGC ATGGCCAAGGGCACCGTCCAGACCGGCCTGGACACTTCAAAGACCGTCCTGACGGGCACCAAGGACACCCTATCTACTGGGCTCACAGGCGCACTGGGCATGGCCAAGGGCACCGTCCAGACCGGCCTGGACACCACCAAGAATATTGTCACAGGCACCAAAGACACCGTGTCCGCTGGGGTGACAGGGGCAGTGAACATGGCCAAGGGCACCGTCCAGACCGGCCTGGACACTTCAAAGACCATCCTGACGGGTACCAAGGACACTGTGTCCGCGGGGCTCTCTGGGGCAATGAACATGGCCAAGGGCACCGTCCAGACCGGCCTGGACACTTCAAAGACCATCCTGACGGGTACCAAGGACACTGTGTCCACGGGGCTCTCGGGGGCAATGAACATGGCCAAGGGCACCGTCCAGACTGGCCTGGACACCACCAAGAATATTGTCACAGGCACCAAAGACACCGTGTGCAGTGGGGTGACTGGAGCCATGAATGTGGCCAAAGGGGCTGTCCAGACCGGCCTGGACACTTCAAAGACCGTCCTGACGGGCACCAAGGACACCCTGTCTACTGGGCTCACAGGTGCACTGGGC ATGGCCAAGGGCACCGTCCAGACCGGCCTGGACACTTCAAAGACCGTCCTGACGGGCACCAAGGACACCCTATCTACTGGGCTCACAGGCGCACTGGTCATGGCCAAGGGCACGGTCCAGACCGGCCTGGACACCACCAAGAATATTGTCACAGGCACCAAAGACACCGTGTCCGCTGGGGTGACAGGGGCAGTGAACATGGCCAAGGGCACCGTCCAGACCGGCCTGGACACTTCAAAGACCATCCTGACGG GCACCAAGGACACCCTATCTACTGGGCTCACAGGCGCACTGGGCATGACCAAGGGCACCGTCCAGACCGGCCTGGACATCACCAAGAATATTGTCACAGGCACCAAAGACACAATGGCCGCTGGGGTGACAGGGGCAGGGAACGTGGCCAAGGGGGCAGTGCAGACTGGTCTCGGCACCATCCAGAACTGGTTACCTGGCACCCGGGACCCTGTGTGGGGTGGACTCACCAGTTCCAGTGCCCCCCGCAAAGGAGGGGAAGCTCTGTCCCCCGGAGTATCTAGCGCCCCGGCCACACTTGGTGCAGGCCTGGACCTTGTCCGGGAAGCCACCGCTGAAGCAACACGTCCCCAGGGGGCCACCCTGGGCAGGGAGGATGCGGGGCACGTGGCCACCGCGCACGGCCACGAAGGACCCACGAGCTTCGCGACACTCCGGGACGAGCTGAAGGAGCTGGGGGATGTCTTCCGGCCCCTGGATGCCGAGGAGCAAG CCCAGCTTGCCGCCTCCGAGCCTGAGCCAAGGGTGCTCACGGCCGACCAGCGCAGCTACTTTGTGCGTCTGAGCGACCTGGCCCCCGGCTTCCGCCAGCGGGCTTTTGAGCACGCCCTGAGCCACCTGCAACACGGCCAGTTCCAGGCCAGGGCCGCGCTGGCCCAGCTGGAGGACGTCTTCAAGCTG ATTCAGAAGGCCGAGCGGGCTCCAGAGGGCCAGTCACCTCCAGACCAGGGTCCGAGCAGCAGAGCGGAGGAAGGCGCGACGCAAGAG GTGCCGGACGCCGGGGCCCTGTCCAAGGCCTGCAGCCTCATCCAGCAGCTCCACGTGGCCTACAGCTCCCTGGCCTCCGGCCTCCAGGGCCTCCCCGAGGAGCTCCAGCAGCGTGTCGGGCGGGCGCGGCACAGCCTGTGTGAGCTCTACGGCCTGGTCTCCTCGGCCAGCTCGGTCCAGCAGCTGCCGGCAGAGCGCCTGGCCCGGAGCCACGAGGGCGTGGGCCGGGCCTGGCAAGAGCTGGAGCAGATGCTGGACAGCGTGCAGCACGGCCCGCCGCTCTGCTGGCTGGTGGGGCCCTTCGCCCTGCCGCCCGGCGGGCAGCGGCTGTAG
- the PLIN4 gene encoding perilipin-4 isoform X6: protein MSAQDEGGRDPPKPKGKTLGSFLGSLPGFSSARNLVASAHSSAREVRPVADPAGASAQPQAQAAANLEQTAGGEKQRPPSDKMTSGAKDLVSSKMSKTKDTISSGMANVVDTAQGVVHGGLGMTQSALSGAKETVASGVTGAVGVAKGTVQTGLDTSKTVLTGTKDTVCSGVTAAMNVAKGAVQTGLDTSKTVLTGTKDTLSTGLTGALGMAKGTVQTGLDTTKNIVTGTKDTVSAGVTGAVTMAKGTVQTGLDTSKTVLTGTKDTLSTGLTGALGMAKGTVQTGLDTTKNIVTGTKDTVSAGVTGAVNMAKGTVQTGLDTSKTILTGTKDTVSTGLSGAMNMAKGTVQTGLDTTKAVLTGTKDTVCSGVTGAMNVAKGAVQTGLDTSKTVLTGTKDTLSTGLTGALGMAKGTVQTGLDTTKNIVTGTKDTVSAGVTGAVTMAKGTVQTGLDTTKNIVTGTKDTVSAGVTGAVNMAKGTVQTGLDTSKTVLTGTKDTLSTGLTGALGMAKGTVQTGLDTTKNIVTGTKDTVCSGVTGAMNVAKGAVQTGLDTSKTVLTGTKDTLSTGLTGALGMAKGTVQTGLETTKNIVTGTKDTVSAGVTGAVTMAKGTVQTGLDTSKTILTGTKDTLSTGLTGALGMAKGTVQTGLDTTKNIVTGTKDTVSAGVTGAVNMAKGTVQTGLDTSKTILTGTKDTLSTGLTGALGMAKGTVQTGLDTSKTVLTGTKDTLSTGLTGALVMAKGTVQTGLDTTKNIVTGTKDTVSAGVTGAVNMAKGTVQTGLDTSKTILTGTKDTLSTGLTGALGMTKGTVQTGLDITKNIVTGTKDTMAAGVTGAGNVAKGAVQTGLGTIQNWLPGTRDPVWGGLTSSSAPRKGGEALSPGVSSAPATLGAGLDLVREATAEATRPQGATLGREDAGHVATAHGHEGPTSFATLRDELKELGDVFRPLDAEEQAQLAASEPEPRVLTADQRSYFVRLSDLAPGFRQRAFEHALSHLQHGQFQARAALAQLEDVFKLIQKAERAPEGQSPPDQGPSSRAEEGATQEVPDAGALSKACSLIQQLHVAYSSLASGLQGLPEELQQRVGRARHSLCELYGLVSSASSVQQLPAERLARSHEGVGRAWQELEQMLDSVQHGPPLCWLVGPFALPPGGQRL, encoded by the exons ATGTCTGCCCAAGATGAAGGAGGCCGGGATCCTCCCAAACCCAAGGGCAAG ACCCTGGGAAGTTTCTTGGGGTCCCTGCCTGGCTTCAGTTCTGCCCGGAACCTCGTGGCCAGCGCCCACAGTTCTGCGAGAGAGGTCCGGCCGGTCGCCGACCCTGCGGGTGCGTCCGCGCAGCCCCAGGCTCAGG CAGCCGCCAACCTGGAGCAGACGGCCGGCGGGGAGAAGCAGCGGCCGCCTTCAGATAAG ATGACCTCTGGGGCAAAGGACCTGGTGAGCTCCAAGATGAGTAAGACCAAGGACACCATCTCCTCTGGGATGGCCAACGTGGTGGACACAGCTCAAGGTGTGGTGCACGGAGGCCTGGGCATGACCCAGTCTGCCCTCTCAGGTGCCAAGGAGACTGTGGCCAGTGGCGTCACAGGGGCAGTGGGTGTGGCTAAGGGCACGGTCCAGACCGGCCTGGACACTTCAAAGACCGTCCTGACAGGCACCAAGGACACCGTGTGCAGTGGGGTGACTGCAGCCATGAATGTGGCCAAAGGGGCTGTCCAGACCGGCCTGGACACTTCAAAGACCGTCCTGACGGGCACCAAGGACACCCTATCTACTGGGCTCACAGGCGCACTGGGCATGGCCAAGGGCACCGTCCAGACCGGCCTGGACACCACCAAGAATATTGTCACAGGCACCAAAGACACCGTGTCCGCTGGGGTGACAGGGGCAGTGACCATGGCCAAGGGCACCGTCCAGACCGGCCTGGACACTTCAAAGACCGTCCTGACGGGCACCAAGGACACCCTGTCTACTGGGCTCACAGGCGCACTGGGCATGGCCAAGGGCACCGTCCAGACCGGCCTGGACACCACCAAGAATATTGTCACAGGCACTAAAGACACAGTGTCCGCTGGGGTGACAGGGGCAGTGAAC ATGGCCAAGGGCACCGTCCAGACCGGCCTGGACACTTCAAAGACCATCCTGACGGGTACCAAGGACACTGTGTCCACGGGGCTCTCGGGGGCAATGAACATGGCCAAGGGCACCGTCCAGACTGGCCTGGACACCACCAAGGCTGTCCTGACAGGCACCAAGGACACCGTGTGCAGTGGGGTGACTGGAGCCATGAATGTGGCCAAAGGGGCTGTCCAGACCGGCCTGGACACTTCAAAGACCGTCCTGACGGGCACCAAGGACACCCTATCTACTGGGCTCACAGGTGCACTGGGCATGGCCAAGGGCACGGTCCAGACCGGCCTGGACACCACCAAGAATATTGTCACAGGCACCAAAGACACCGTGTCCGCTGGGGTGACAGGGGCAGTGACCATGGCCAAGGGCACGGTCCAGACCGGCCTGGACACCACCAAGAATATTGTCACAGGCACCAAAGACACCGTGTCCGCTGGGGTGACAGGGGCAGTGAACATGGCCAAGGGCACGGTCCAGACCGGCCTGGACACTTCAAAGACCGTCCTGACGGGCACCAAGGACACCCTGTCTACTGGGCTCACAGGTGCACTGGGCATGGCCAAGGGCACCGTCCAGACCGGCCTGGACACCACCAAGAATATTGTCACAGGCACCAAAGACACCGTGTGCAGTGGGGTGACTGGAGCCATGAATGTGGCCAAAGGGGCTGTCCAGACCGGCCTGGACACTTCAAAGACCGTCCTGACGGGCACCAAGGACACCCTATCTACTGGGCTCACAGGCGCACTGGGCATGGCCAAGGGCACCGTCCAGACTGGCCTGGAAACCACCAAGAATATTGTCACAGGCACCAAAGACACCGTGTCCGCTGGGGTGACAGGGGCAGTGACCATGGCCAAGGGCACGGTCCAGACCGGCCTGGACACTTCAAAGACCATCCTGACGGGCACCAAG GACACCCTATCTACTGGGCTCACAGGCGCACTGGGCATGGCCAAGGGCACCGTCCAGACCGGCCTGGACACCACCAAGAATATTGTCACAGGCACCAAAGACACCGTGTCCGCTGGGGTGACAGGGGCAGTGAACATGGCCAAGGGCACCGTCCAGACCGGCCTGGACACTTCAAAGACCATCCTGACGG GCACCAAGGACACCCTGTCTACTGGGCTCACAGGCGCACTGGGC ATGGCCAAGGGCACCGTCCAGACCGGCCTGGACACTTCAAAGACCGTCCTGACGGGCACCAAGGACACCCTATCTACTGGGCTCACAGGCGCACTGGTCATGGCCAAGGGCACGGTCCAGACCGGCCTGGACACCACCAAGAATATTGTCACAGGCACCAAAGACACCGTGTCCGCTGGGGTGACAGGGGCAGTGAACATGGCCAAGGGCACCGTCCAGACCGGCCTGGACACTTCAAAGACCATCCTGACGG GCACCAAGGACACCCTATCTACTGGGCTCACAGGCGCACTGGGCATGACCAAGGGCACCGTCCAGACCGGCCTGGACATCACCAAGAATATTGTCACAGGCACCAAAGACACAATGGCCGCTGGGGTGACAGGGGCAGGGAACGTGGCCAAGGGGGCAGTGCAGACTGGTCTCGGCACCATCCAGAACTGGTTACCTGGCACCCGGGACCCTGTGTGGGGTGGACTCACCAGTTCCAGTGCCCCCCGCAAAGGAGGGGAAGCTCTGTCCCCCGGAGTATCTAGCGCCCCGGCCACACTTGGTGCAGGCCTGGACCTTGTCCGGGAAGCCACCGCTGAAGCAACACGTCCCCAGGGGGCCACCCTGGGCAGGGAGGATGCGGGGCACGTGGCCACCGCGCACGGCCACGAAGGACCCACGAGCTTCGCGACACTCCGGGACGAGCTGAAGGAGCTGGGGGATGTCTTCCGGCCCCTGGATGCCGAGGAGCAAG CCCAGCTTGCCGCCTCCGAGCCTGAGCCAAGGGTGCTCACGGCCGACCAGCGCAGCTACTTTGTGCGTCTGAGCGACCTGGCCCCCGGCTTCCGCCAGCGGGCTTTTGAGCACGCCCTGAGCCACCTGCAACACGGCCAGTTCCAGGCCAGGGCCGCGCTGGCCCAGCTGGAGGACGTCTTCAAGCTG ATTCAGAAGGCCGAGCGGGCTCCAGAGGGCCAGTCACCTCCAGACCAGGGTCCGAGCAGCAGAGCGGAGGAAGGCGCGACGCAAGAG GTGCCGGACGCCGGGGCCCTGTCCAAGGCCTGCAGCCTCATCCAGCAGCTCCACGTGGCCTACAGCTCCCTGGCCTCCGGCCTCCAGGGCCTCCCCGAGGAGCTCCAGCAGCGTGTCGGGCGGGCGCGGCACAGCCTGTGTGAGCTCTACGGCCTGGTCTCCTCGGCCAGCTCGGTCCAGCAGCTGCCGGCAGAGCGCCTGGCCCGGAGCCACGAGGGCGTGGGCCGGGCCTGGCAAGAGCTGGAGCAGATGCTGGACAGCGTGCAGCACGGCCCGCCGCTCTGCTGGCTGGTGGGGCCCTTCGCCCTGCCGCCCGGCGGGCAGCGGCTGTAG